A section of the Spirochaeta isovalerica genome encodes:
- a CDS encoding FecCD family ABC transporter permease, with product MKPSRYVLSISVLLLLVLILAIFCVGAGAVSISPGEVFKVLTGAVKEGTDYIIVMNFRLPRVILAALIGGGLAAAGAAFQGMFRNPLADPFVVGASGGAALGATMAIAFGLSIQIGPFNSVPVAAFIGSIGAVFLVYLIAESGESTSTVSLLLAGTALSTILSSAVSLIMLLSDKTLHETYTWLLGGLSGRSWTDLTGTAPFILLGCLALWLLSRPLDALASGEKTARSLGLPIKRTRALIVLMASLTTAASVAAGGIIGFVGLVAPHMARLFFGSSHRQLIPASMLTGALLLMAADVIARTAVAPMELPAGIITSVTGGAFFLYLLKTRKGELRG from the coding sequence AGCGTCCTTCTCTTACTGGTTCTGATCCTGGCCATTTTCTGCGTGGGAGCCGGAGCCGTATCCATCTCACCGGGAGAGGTTTTCAAAGTCCTCACCGGTGCGGTCAAAGAGGGAACCGATTACATAATCGTCATGAACTTCCGGCTGCCCCGGGTCATTCTGGCAGCGCTTATCGGCGGCGGTCTGGCTGCTGCCGGCGCCGCATTCCAGGGAATGTTCCGCAACCCCCTGGCCGATCCCTTCGTCGTCGGGGCTTCAGGCGGCGCGGCTCTTGGAGCCACCATGGCCATTGCCTTCGGTTTGTCCATACAGATAGGCCCGTTCAACTCCGTGCCGGTCGCGGCTTTCATCGGTTCGATCGGAGCTGTTTTTCTCGTCTATCTTATAGCGGAATCGGGGGAAAGCACTTCCACCGTCTCTCTTCTTCTGGCCGGAACGGCTCTCAGCACCATTTTGAGTTCTGCCGTTTCGCTGATTATGCTCTTGTCCGACAAGACGCTCCATGAAACCTATACCTGGCTTCTGGGAGGGTTATCGGGCAGAAGCTGGACAGATCTGACAGGAACGGCTCCTTTTATACTTTTGGGATGTCTGGCGCTCTGGCTCCTCTCCCGACCTCTCGATGCTCTGGCCAGCGGAGAGAAAACGGCCAGGAGTCTGGGACTGCCCATCAAGCGGACCAGAGCTCTCATCGTTCTTATGGCATCACTGACCACCGCAGCTTCTGTCGCTGCCGGCGGCATAATCGGATTCGTGGGCCTGGTCGCCCCTCATATGGCGAGGCTCTTTTTCGGATCATCTCACAGGCAGCTTATCCCCGCCAGCATGCTGACGGGGGCCCTGCTGCTGATGGCGGCCGATGTCATTGCCCGTACGGCCGTGGCTCCCATGGAGCTTCCGGCGGGAATTATTACATCGGTAACGGGGGGAGCGTTTTTTCTCTACCTCCTGAAAACCAGAAAGGGAGAACTAAGAGGCTGA
- a CDS encoding ABC transporter ATP-binding protein: protein MKRLETENLDCGYSGRNVLENINLHITPGSILGLIGPNGAGKSTLLNTLARMIKPKKGKVILASKDLWKISSREAASTMAFTPQDSGSALPLTIRQFVALGRAPHRGWLLPFSCEDRDIVEDALEKTGLSDLAERCITELSGGEQQRAALARVLAQEPEVLLLDEPTSHLDIKYQTEILDLVANLAHDRGISVIISIHDLNTAALYSDHLALVGKGGIASYGTPADVLKEEIISEVYDIPVIVTSHPLFGTPMVMPGAKSRAGQKIINL from the coding sequence ATGAAAAGACTGGAAACGGAAAACCTGGATTGCGGTTACAGCGGACGGAATGTTCTGGAAAACATAAATCTTCACATTACCCCCGGTTCCATCCTGGGACTGATCGGACCGAACGGAGCGGGTAAAAGCACGCTGCTTAACACTCTGGCCCGTATGATAAAGCCTAAAAAGGGGAAAGTCATTCTGGCATCGAAAGACCTCTGGAAGATTTCCTCCCGGGAAGCCGCTTCGACAATGGCTTTCACGCCTCAGGATTCGGGAAGCGCATTACCGCTTACCATAAGACAGTTTGTCGCACTCGGCCGGGCTCCCCACCGGGGCTGGCTTCTTCCTTTTTCCTGCGAAGACCGGGATATTGTGGAGGATGCCCTTGAAAAAACCGGTCTCTCCGATCTGGCTGAACGCTGCATAACCGAATTGTCCGGAGGGGAACAGCAGCGCGCCGCCCTGGCCCGGGTACTGGCACAGGAACCGGAAGTCCTTCTTCTCGATGAACCGACATCCCACCTGGATATAAAATATCAGACGGAAATCCTCGATCTGGTGGCCAATCTGGCTCATGACAGAGGGATATCCGTTATTATCAGCATACACGATCTTAACACGGCGGCGCTCTATTCCGATCATCTGGCTCTCGTGGGAAAAGGCGGCATAGCTTCTTACGGAACTCCTGCTGATGTGCTGAAGGAAGAAATCATTTCCGAGGTATACGACATACCGGTTATTGTAACCAGTCACCCTCTGTTCGGAACGCCAATGGTTATGCCAGGCGCAAAAAGCAGGGCTGGTCAGAAGATTATCAATCTTTAG
- a CDS encoding substrate-binding periplasmic protein: protein MVRLVRIILFFLSIIPIGAENTTFTLVSEIWPPFRISQNPGDCDDCGIDIDIINELERRLDITIEVEFCPWARALEEIKSGRSDLIIGFAYSEERAEYASYVPVSYTSVEPVFYTHTGSGASVGEYGDLADKSIGLSRDSVYFEPFNSDESLNKVYLKSEKQILDMLALGRLELAVGTNPNMAYDIARFGY, encoded by the coding sequence ATGGTTCGTCTTGTAAGAATAATTCTCTTTTTTCTCAGTATAATACCGATTGGAGCTGAAAATACTACTTTCACACTTGTCTCTGAGATATGGCCCCCTTTCCGTATTTCCCAAAATCCAGGAGACTGCGATGACTGCGGTATCGATATCGATATTATCAATGAACTGGAAAGACGACTCGATATAACAATAGAAGTTGAATTCTGTCCCTGGGCAAGAGCGCTTGAGGAGATTAAATCCGGAAGATCGGATTTAATCATAGGATTTGCCTATTCAGAAGAGAGAGCTGAATATGCATCTTACGTCCCTGTTTCCTATACATCGGTAGAACCGGTTTTTTACACTCATACAGGTTCCGGGGCTTCTGTTGGAGAGTATGGCGATCTTGCCGATAAATCCATCGGGCTTTCCAGAGATTCGGTCTATTTCGAACCTTTTAATTCCGATGAATCCCTGAATAAAGTCTATCTCAAATCTGAAAAGCAGATTCTCGATATGCTGGCTCTCGGCCGTCTGGAACTCGCTGTGGGGACAAATCCCAACATGGCTTACGATATCGCCCGCTTCGGTTACTGA
- a CDS encoding GNAT family N-acetyltransferase — protein MDFSIYTSEQIEEIREMFVKTFTDSEGESEGRLIGDLTYDFMTSTKSEDLYGFVAMDDQKIVGGIFFSRLAFDNGTRAFIMAPVAVHTDFQGQGIGQKLIRYGLGKLKEEGIEIVVTYGDINFYSKVGFQKITEDIIKAPLKLSYPEGWLAQSLLGNQLHPISGRTYCVEELKKPEYW, from the coding sequence GTGGACTTTTCTATTTACACTTCGGAACAGATTGAAGAAATCAGGGAAATGTTTGTTAAAACCTTTACAGATTCGGAAGGAGAGAGTGAAGGTCGCTTAATCGGTGATTTGACTTACGATTTTATGACTTCTACAAAAAGTGAAGATCTCTATGGTTTTGTGGCGATGGATGATCAGAAAATCGTAGGGGGCATCTTCTTTTCACGTTTGGCCTTCGACAACGGCACCAGGGCTTTTATTATGGCTCCGGTGGCCGTTCATACCGATTTTCAGGGGCAGGGAATCGGTCAGAAGTTGATCCGCTACGGTCTTGGAAAACTAAAGGAAGAGGGAATTGAAATAGTTGTTACCTACGGAGATATCAATTTTTACTCAAAAGTCGGATTTCAAAAGATAACAGAAGACATCATCAAGGCGCCTTTAAAACTATCCTATCCCGAAGGATGGCTGGCTCAATCATTACTGGGTAATCAGCTTCATCCTATATCCGGCCGGACCTATTGTGTGGAAGAGCTAAAGAAACCCGAATACTGGTAG
- the glmS gene encoding glutamine--fructose-6-phosphate transaminase (isomerizing), producing the protein MCGIVGYLGERDAVPVLMQGLKQLEYRGYDSSGIGIVHRKKVKVIKEKGKLAMLEKQLTDNLTAKIGIAHTRWATHGGVTQENAHPHTGPKEEVIVVHNGIIDNYAGLKEKLIAEGNVFKSETDSEVVAHLVEKYLDLGPEQAVSKAISMINGTYGLLFLFRDHPDLIIAARNGSPLVIGIGKDEMFLASDAMAFAGYTQHAVFVDDGEMVILNPKGYRIINSQNLEIDRDVEQLEVASENHTKEGYPHYLLKEIHEQPESVFRAMGRGGRLLPDFGSALLAGLNLEKRDFFDIKKIHIIAMGTAYYAGELGKFIIEDLARIPVEVSDASEMCGMNPIVDKDTLFVAVSQSGETRDTIAAIQEIQQKGGRVVGLVNTVGSTLARMTDGGVYIHAGSEISVASTKAFSNQVTVLILMALMIGRSRDISLSRGRELVAELKALPGKIQDILDRGSELRNMAEKLKDYQSILYLGRGINYPVALEAALKMKEVSYIHAEAYSAGSLKHGPLALISEEMPSVFICTSGDYQEKTISNIQEVKARGGKVFVISNYKDSNLENLADEIFIVPGSDEAISPLLTIVPCQLLGYYTALALGRDIDQPRNLAKSVTVE; encoded by the coding sequence ATGTGCGGAATAGTCGGTTATCTGGGAGAAAGGGACGCGGTTCCCGTTCTTATGCAGGGGCTTAAGCAGCTCGAATACAGAGGATACGATTCATCGGGAATCGGTATCGTTCACAGAAAAAAAGTCAAAGTCATAAAAGAGAAAGGCAAACTCGCCATGCTCGAGAAACAGCTGACAGATAATCTGACCGCCAAAATCGGTATAGCCCACACCCGATGGGCAACCCATGGCGGCGTCACGCAGGAAAATGCCCACCCCCATACAGGACCGAAGGAAGAGGTTATCGTCGTCCATAACGGTATCATAGACAACTATGCCGGACTGAAAGAGAAACTTATTGCCGAAGGTAATGTTTTTAAAAGCGAGACAGACTCGGAAGTCGTTGCCCATCTGGTGGAGAAATATCTTGATCTGGGTCCTGAACAGGCGGTTTCCAAAGCCATTTCCATGATCAACGGAACCTATGGTCTTCTTTTCCTCTTCAGAGATCATCCCGATCTTATTATCGCCGCGAGAAACGGCAGTCCCCTCGTTATCGGAATCGGAAAGGATGAAATGTTCCTGGCTTCCGATGCCATGGCCTTCGCCGGTTACACCCAGCATGCCGTATTTGTCGATGACGGGGAGATGGTTATCCTCAATCCGAAGGGATACAGGATCATCAACAGCCAGAATCTGGAAATTGACAGAGATGTGGAACAGCTGGAAGTCGCTTCGGAAAACCATACGAAAGAGGGATATCCTCATTATCTCCTGAAGGAAATTCATGAACAGCCTGAATCGGTTTTCCGAGCCATGGGGCGAGGCGGACGTCTTCTTCCTGACTTCGGTTCGGCTCTTCTCGCGGGACTCAATCTGGAGAAACGGGATTTCTTCGATATCAAAAAAATCCATATCATCGCCATGGGGACGGCTTACTATGCCGGTGAGCTTGGCAAGTTCATTATAGAGGATCTGGCTCGCATTCCTGTAGAAGTCTCCGATGCTTCTGAAATGTGTGGAATGAACCCCATTGTCGATAAAGACACTCTTTTTGTTGCCGTAAGCCAGTCCGGCGAAACCAGAGATACTATCGCGGCCATACAGGAAATCCAGCAGAAAGGCGGACGGGTCGTCGGGCTTGTCAACACTGTCGGTTCGACTCTGGCCAGAATGACCGATGGCGGAGTGTATATTCATGCGGGATCGGAGATCTCTGTAGCCAGCACAAAGGCTTTTTCGAATCAGGTGACGGTTCTCATACTCATGGCTCTGATGATCGGACGGTCCAGGGATATCTCTCTGTCCAGAGGTCGCGAACTGGTTGCCGAGCTGAAAGCGCTTCCCGGAAAGATCCAGGATATCCTCGATCGGGGATCGGAGCTCCGGAATATGGCGGAAAAGCTCAAAGATTATCAATCCATACTCTATCTGGGTAGGGGTATCAACTATCCCGTAGCCCTTGAAGCGGCTTTGAAAATGAAGGAAGTCAGCTATATCCATGCGGAGGCTTACAGCGCGGGATCGCTCAAACACGGTCCGCTGGCCTTAATCTCCGAGGAAATGCCCTCCGTATTCATCTGTACAAGCGGCGATTATCAGGAAAAGACAATCAGCAACATTCAGGAAGTGAAAGCCCGGGGCGGCAAGGTCTTTGTTATTTCCAATTATAAAGACAGCAATCTGGAAAATCTTGCCGATGAAATCTTTATCGTTCCCGGATCGGATGAAGCCATTTCTCCTCTTCTGACAATTGTCCCCTGTCAGCTGCTCGGCTACTACACGGCTCTGGCTCTGGGCCGGGATATCGATCAGCCCCGGAACCTGGCAAAATCGGTAACGGTGGAGTAG
- a CDS encoding pyridoxamine 5'-phosphate oxidase family protein, with protein MAKLPRTVIDAWDRMDGPVIFTTVDSKGKPNAIYATCVSRYGEDRLIVADNYFAKTRDNILEGSTGSILFITEDKKAYQIKGSVEYHKEGPVFEDMKKWNPEKHPGHAAAALKVEEVYSGSEKLL; from the coding sequence ATGGCCAAATTACCCCGTACGGTTATCGATGCCTGGGACAGAATGGATGGTCCCGTCATATTTACGACAGTGGACAGCAAAGGGAAACCCAATGCCATTTATGCCACATGCGTTTCACGCTATGGCGAAGACCGGCTGATCGTGGCAGATAATTATTTTGCAAAAACGAGAGACAATATCCTGGAGGGATCAACCGGTTCAATTCTCTTTATCACCGAAGATAAAAAGGCTTATCAGATAAAGGGCTCAGTGGAATACCACAAAGAAGGACCGGTTTTTGAAGACATGAAAAAATGGAATCCGGAAAAACATCCCGGACACGCTGCCGCCGCCTTGAAAGTGGAAGAAGTCTATTCGGGCAGTGAAAAACTTCTGTAA
- a CDS encoding peroxiredoxin, whose protein sequence is MEEKTINMPLLGDAFPEMTVATTHGPKNLPGDYKGKWFVLFSHPADFTPVCTTEFVGFQRKAEELSKMGVELIGMSVDQIFSHIKWVEWIKEKLDVEITYPVIAANDTIANKLGLLHPGKGTNTVRAVFVIDPEGKVRLTIYYPQEIGRNMDEIVRAVKALQVSDNNGVAVPANWPENDLIQDKVIIPPPNNQKDAAERLKKYEGYDWWFCYRDL, encoded by the coding sequence ATGGAAGAAAAAACAATTAACATGCCTTTGCTGGGAGATGCCTTTCCCGAAATGACAGTAGCGACAACTCACGGGCCTAAAAATCTGCCCGGAGACTATAAAGGGAAATGGTTTGTCCTCTTCAGCCATCCCGCCGATTTTACTCCTGTCTGTACGACCGAGTTTGTCGGTTTCCAGAGAAAAGCGGAAGAGCTGAGCAAAATGGGTGTTGAACTGATCGGGATGTCAGTGGACCAGATCTTCAGCCATATCAAATGGGTTGAGTGGATCAAGGAAAAACTGGATGTGGAGATAACCTATCCCGTTATTGCCGCCAACGATACCATAGCCAATAAACTGGGGCTTCTCCATCCCGGAAAAGGAACCAACACAGTCCGCGCCGTATTCGTCATCGACCCGGAAGGTAAAGTCAGACTGACTATCTATTATCCCCAGGAGATCGGAAGAAATATGGATGAAATCGTCCGTGCCGTCAAAGCTCTCCAGGTTTCTGATAACAACGGAGTGGCCGTACCGGCGAACTGGCCTGAAAACGATCTTATCCAGGATAAAGTGATTATTCCTCCGCCCAACAATCAGAAGGATGCGGCAGAAAGACTGAAGAAGTACGAAGGCTATGACTGGTGGTTCTGCTACAGGGATCTGTAA